The genomic interval GATAAGTCTCGCGCGGTAACCGCCGCGAAGAAGGCTGGTCTGCCAGTTTTGGCGGAATCCACCCCGAGCAAAAACATCGATGAGATCGTTAAAAGCGCTGAAGGCCAGACTTACCCCATCTTTGTGAAGGCAGTTGCCGGTGGTGGCGGACGCGGTATGCGTTTTGTTGCTTCACCTGATGAGCTTCGCAAATTAGCAACAGAAGCATCTCGTGAAGCTGAAGCGGCTTTCGGCGATGGCGCGGTATATGTCGAACGTGCTGTGATTAACCCTCAGCATATTGAAGTGCAGATCCTTGGCGATCACACTGGAGAAGTTGTACACCTTTATGAACGTGACTGCTCACTGCAGCGTCGTCACCAAAAAGTTGTCGAAATTGCGCCAGCACAGCATTTGGATCCAGAACTGCGTGATCGCATTTGTGCGGATGCAGTAAAGTTCTGCCGCTCCATTGGTTACCAGGGCGCGGGAACCGTGGAATTCTTGGTCGATGAAAAGGGCAACCACGTCTTCATCGAAATGAACCCACGTATCCAGGTTGAGCACACCGTGACTGAAGAAGTCACCGAGGTGGACCTGGTGAAGGCGCAGATGCGCTTGGCTGCTGGTGCAACCTTGAAGGAATTGGGTCTGACCCAAGATAAGATCAAGACCCACGGTGCAGCACTGCAGTGCCGCATCACCACGGAAGATCCAAACAACGGCTTCCGCCCAGATACCGGAACTATCACCGCGTACCGCTCACCAGGCGGAGCTGGCGTTCGTCTTGACGGTGCAGCTCAGCTCGGTGGCGAAATCACCGCACACTTTGACTCCATGCTGGTGAAAATGACCTGCCGTGGTTCCGACTTTGAAACTGCTGTTGCTCGTGCACAGCGCGCGTTGGCTGAGTTCACCGTGTCTGGTGTTGCAACCAACATTGGTTTCTTGCGTGCGTTGCTGCGGGAAGAGGACTTCACTTCCAAGCGCATCGCCACCGGATTCATTGCCGATCACCCGCACCTCCTTCAGGCTCCACCTGCTGATGATGAGCAGGGACGCATCCTGGATTACTTGGCAGATGTCACCGTGAACAAGCCTCATGGTGTGCGTCCAAAGGATGTTGCAGCTCCTATCGATAAGCTGCCTAACATCAAGGATCTGCCACTGCCACGCGGTTCCCGTGACCGCCTGAAGCAGCTTGGCCCAGCCGCGTTTGCTCGTGATCTCCGTGAGCAGGACGCACTGGCAGTTACTGATACCACCTTCCGCGATGCACACCAGTCTTTGCTTGCGACCCGAGTCCGCTCATTCGCACTGAAGCCTGCGGCAGAGGCCGTCGCAAAGCTGACTCCTGAGCTTTTGTCCGTGGAGGCCTGGGGCGGCGCGACCTACGATGTGGCGATGCGTTTCCTCTTTGAGGATCCGTGGGACAGGCTCGACGAGCTGCGCGAGGCGATGCCGAATGTAAACATTCAGATGCTGCTTCGCGGCCGCAACACCGTGGGATACACCCCGTACCCAGACTCCGTCTGCCGCGCGTTTGTTAAGGAAGCTGCCAGCTCCGGCGTGGACATCTTCCGCATCTTCGACGCGCTTAACGACGTCTCCCAGATGCGTCCAGCAATCGACGCAGTCCTGGAGACCAACACCGCGGTAGCCGAGGTGGCTATGGCTTATTCTGGTGATCTCTCTGATCCAAATGAAAAGCTCTACACCCTGGATTACTACCTAAAGATGGCAGAGGAGATCGTCAAGTCTGGCGCTCACATCTTGGCCATTAAGGATATGGCTGGTCTGCTTCGCCCAGCTGCGGTAACCAAGCTGGTCACCGCACTGCGCCGTGAATTCGATCTGCCAGTGCACGTGCACACCCACGACACTGCGGGTGGCCAGCTGGCAACCTACTTTGCTGCAGCTCAAGCTGGTGCAGATGCTGTTGACGGTGCTTCCGCACCACTGTCTGGCACCACCTCCCAGCCATCCCTGTCTGCCATTGTTGCTGCATTCGCGCACACCCGTCGCGATACCGGTTTGAGCCTCGAGGCTGTTTCTGACCTCGAGCCGTACTGGGAAGCAGTGCGCGGACTGTACCTGCCATTTGAGTCTGGAACCCCAGGCCCAACCGGTCGCGTCTACCGCCACGAAATCCCAGGCGGACAGTTGTCCAACCTGCGTGCACAGGCCACCGCACTGGGCCTTGCGGATCGTTTCGAACTCATCGAAGACAACTACGCAGCCGTTAATGAGATGCTGGGACGCCCAACCAAGGTCACCCCATCCTCCAAGGTTGTTGGCGACCTCGCACTCCACCTCGTTGGTGCGGGTGTGGATCCAGCAGACTTTGCTGCCGATCCACAAAAGTACGACATCCCAGACTCTGTCATCGCGTTCCTGCGCGGCGAGCTTGGTAACCCTCCAGGTGGCTGGCCAGAGCCACTGCGCACCCGCGCACTGGAAGGCCGCTCCGAAGGCAAGGCACCTCTGACGGAAGTTCCTGAGGAAGAGCAGGCGCACCTCGACGCTGATGATTCCAAGGAACGTCGCAATAGCCTCAACCGCCTGCTGTTCCCGAAGCCAACCGAAGAGTTCCTCGAGCACCGTCGCCGCTTCGGCAACACCTCTGCGCTGGATGATCGTGAATTCTTCTACGGCCTGGTCGAAGGCCGCGAGACTTTGATCCGCCTGCCAGATGTGCGCACCCCACTGCTTGTTCGCCTGGATGCGATCTCTGAGCCAGACGATAAGGGTATGCGCAATGTTGTGGCCAACGTCAACGGCCAGATCCGCCCAATGCGTGTGCGTGACCGCTCCGTTGAGTCTGTCACCGCAACCGCAGAAAAGGCAGATTCCTCCAACAAGGGCCATGTTGCTGCACCATTCGCTGGTGTTGTCACCGTGACTGTTGCTGAAGGTGATGAGGTCAAGGCTGGAGATGCAGTCGCAATCATCGAGGCTATGAAGATGGAAGCAACAATCACTGCTTCTGTTGACGGCAAAATCGATCGCGTTGTGGTTCCTGCTGCAACGAAGGTGGAAGGTGGCGACTTGATCGTCGTCGTTTCCTAAACCTTTCTGTAAAAAGCCCCGCGTCTTCCTCATGGAGGAGGCGGGGCTTTTTGGGCCAAGATGGGAGATGGGTGAGTTGGATTTGGTCTGATTCGACACTTTTAAGGGCAGAGATTTGAAGATGGAGACCAAGGCTCAAAGGGAATCCATGCCGTCTTGGTTTAATACTGCACCCGTCTAATGAAAATCATTACTATTAGGTGTCATGATGGACCATGCACACGATTCCTGCTCACCAACTCTGCGCCGTGATTTGGAGGTCACTGGCCAGCTCCAACCTGAGAAAGCTGTCGATTTAGCAGCGCCGCACGAAGGGAAGGTTGCCAATATAACGAAGGTGACCTCCTCAAATATGGAGCACACCATCACGCAGGCCTCAAAAGCTAAGGAGGTGGTGGTGCTCATTGGTCACTCCCTGCTGCCCACATTTCAGGATTTGGAAAAAGACATTCTGCACTTTCAGGCAGGTAATAAAGGGCGATTTTCTGTAGCGATTGTTGATCCTGATCGCAGTGCAGATGTGGTTGCCAGATTTAGGCCAAAACAGATTCCGGTGGCATACGTGGTGAAAGATGGCGCCAGCATTGCGGAGTTCAACTCGCTCAACAAGGAGCCGGTTGCACAATGGCTTGATCATTTTGTGTCGCGGGAAACGATCCCCAATGAAAAAGAGGGGGACGTCGATAAGCAAATAGACCCGCGCCTGTGGCGGGCAGCGGAATTGGTGAACGCCGGTGATTTTCGCGCGGCGTTGGCGTTGTATGAGCAGTTGCCGCAGGATGCGACGGTGAAGCGGGCGCACGCGGCGGTGTCGGTATTGGCGCGGATGTCTGTGGCGGATCGGGGAGAGGATCCGATCGAGAAGTCGCGCCGGGATCCAGACGATGTGAACAAGGCGCTGGCGGCGGCGGATATGTATGTGTTGATGAATCAGCCGGACACAGCGCTCGCGCACCTTGCAGCACTATTGCCAAAACCGGAGGCTGCCCGGCGGATCGTGGAGTTGCTGAACTTGTTTGATCCGCTGGACCTGGTCGCATTGGAAATCAGGGCGCAGGTGGGGAATGCAATGAGCTAAGAAAACACTTTAAATATTCTAAGAAACAGTTCAAGTTTTGCTGTAGTTTAGATATGACAAGGCAATGACACAAGGAGACAAATGAAGAAGGCCATGAGAGCTGCGATCGGGCTCGCTGTTTCCACCGCCATGACATTTGGGATAGCTCCGAGCGCACACGCTTTTACCGCACTGTCGAGCAACATTTTTGCCCCACCAGCTCGCAATACTGAAAATGCGAACGGCGATGTGAGTCAGGTTGAATTAGAAGTATTTGCGCTCGTTAACCAGCATCGAATTGCCCATGGTGTAGCACCGTTGGCGATGAATGAGTCTCTTAATTCCGGCTCTAAGAGCTGGTCTTATACAATGTCGCGAACCGGAAATTTTGTTCATTCTAGTGGCGGAAACTATGGCGAGAATATTTACTGGGCTAGCAATATCCGCCCAGCTTCGCTCATTTTTGAAAGCTGGAAGAACTCACCTGGGCATAACCGGAATATGCTAGACACGCGCTACTCCCAGATTGGTGTCGGAGTTGTCTATGATAGTTCTGGCCAAACGTGGGCGACAACTCAGTTTTATTTTTAGTGCAAAAAGGGCTTCGAAAAGTAGTATGACCAGTGCTTTTTGCGGATATGGTCGATGATTGAAGGACATTTTATAGGCTGTCGATTCGGCCCGTTGCCCAAATTTCTAAGCAAGGCAACGGAAGGAATCGAATGCGTCTGAGCTTGAGGAAGAGCCCCGGAAATTCCTTCGGGGTCACTGCCTTTACGCTGCCTTTACGAGCGAAGTCACTGTGGAATTCACGGACTTGAGGAACTCACAAAACCAGTGCCGCCACTTCCGCATCGGTAAGCGTCGCGCCTTGTAGCAGTGCGAGCAAGGTGGGGCCGTCGATGTGGATGCCGATCAGGACCAATTCAGTGCCGGGGGTGATCTCTGAATTGGCCCAATAGGCGGCCGGGCGAATGCTCAAATTGGGGCCGGCTTGGTGCCAGACCTGGACGATGTTGAGGTGATCAGCGATCCAGCAATAGCCTTTGGAGCGAACGAGTCCAGTGGTGGAACGCAGTACCTGAAGTAGGCGATCCTTGTTGAACGGCCGGTCAGAGCGGAATACCACGGAACTGATGCCGTATTCCTCGGTTTCGGGAGTGTGCGGGTTTTCGAGTTCTTCCGTGTAGCCCTCGTAGGCGCGGGCGGTGGCTTCGTCGTAGAGGAAAGCTCCGAGGATGTCGTCGGTGATGGGGGAGCCGTCATTGAGGCCATCGATGAGTAAGTCAATGCGGGCGCGTGGACTCATGCTGGCGATTAGTGCGCGGGTTTGCTCGAGGACAGTGCGGTCCACCAGGTCGGATTTGGTGATGTAGATGCGGTCGGCGAACTCGATTTGATCGGTGAGTAGGTCGGCGATGGTGCGTTCATCGTCCTCGGTTGCGCCCATGTCAGCCTCGGTGAGGGAGGTGTTTTTGCGGATGAGGTCGATGAATTGGGTGGCATCGACCAGGGTGACCATGGTGTCGATCGGTGCTTTGTCAGCCAGGCGGGTGCCGTCATCCCACTGCCATTCAAATGTGGCGGCTACCGGCATTGGTTCGGAGATACCCGTGGATTCGATGACGATGTGGTCGAAGCGGTCGCTGCTGGCGAGTTCGCCGACGGAATCCACGAGGTCTTCGCGCAGGGTGCAGCAGATGCATCCGTTGGTCAGTTCCACGAAGCGGTCTTCGCCGCGGGTGAGGTGGCCTTCGGATGCGATGAGGGCTGCGTCGATGTTGATTTCTGAAAAATCGTTGACAATGACTGCGATTTTCCGGGATCCTCGGTGGTGGAGGATCTGGTTGAGCAATGTGGTTTTTCCGGAGCCGAGAAATCCTGATAGCACGGTGACTGGGGTCGTTGTGGCCATGTGAAAGCCCTCCTTTTGGGAATCATTTTCAATAGAGTCGACGCAAGTGTACACTTCTTAATGGAAATTGTTTTCAATAAAGTCAAGTTTTTTGACCTTCGCTTTTTAGGAGCACCCCATGTCATCTCATGATCTCGTTGACGTAGTTGTCGTCGGCGCCGGCGCTGCAGGTCTCGCCGCCGCTGTCGCGCTCGGCCGCTCACTGCGCAGTGTCATCGTCATCGACGCTGGTCAACCCCGTAACAGCTATGCGCACGCTGCTCACAATGTCCTCGGCCAGGAAGGCATTGCGCCCGCCGAGCTGCTGGAAAAAGGCCGCGCCGAAGCGCGTTCCTATGGCGTCACCATTGCGCCCGGGCGCGTAGCAAAAGTTGAGCGCACCGGTTCCACCTTCGCCATAACGCTTGACGACGCCTCCCTCCTTCACTCTCGGCGCATCATTTTGGCCCACGGCGCCGTTGACGATCTGCCAGAGGTAGAAGGACTGTCAGATTTTTGGGGAACCAAAGTGTTGCACTGCGCTTACTGCCACGGCTTTGAGGCCCGCGATTCTGAAATCGTCGTGGTGGGTACCTCGCCCATGGCTGCGCACCAAGCGTTGATGTTCTCGCAGTTGTCCAAAACTGTCAGCTTGGTGGGCACGATCGACATTGATGAACAAACCAGCGAGAGCCTAGATAGTGCTGGAGTAAAAGTGTTGGGCACCAATGCGGTGCGCGTATCCGCCGAAGGTGATGGCCTGTCTGTGGAACTGTCCGAAGGCGATCATTTAAGCTGCGACAACATCGTGGTGGCATCTCGTCCACTGGTGGATGGCACGCTGTACACCCAACTTGGTGGTCAGATGGAAGAAAACCCGATGGGCAGGTTCATTCCAGGTACCCAAACCGGGCGCACTCCTATTGAAGGTGTGTGGGCTGCCGGAAACGCGCAAGCTCCCATGGCGATGGTCTATGGTTCCGCTGCTCAAGGCGTGATGGCTGGAGCAGAGATCAACTTTGATCTGATCCTGGAAGATATTTCCGTGGCAAGCGCGCAGAGCTAAACTGCGTGAGGTTGTGGCCTGTCACACATAATCGGCCTAGGGTGGGACTTTAAGGAAACAGTGCACAAATAAATCTCAAGGAGCCCCATGCGCATCCACGATGTTTATACCCACCTTTCGGCCGATAACTTTCCCAAAGCAGAGCACCTTGCGTGGAAATTCTCCGAGCTTGCCACCGACCCCGTGGAGGTGACACCGGATGTTTCGGAGATGATCATCAACCGGATCATCGACAACGCGGCGGTGTCTGCCGCGTCGGTGTTGCGCCGGCCTGTGACTGTGGCCAGGCAACAAGCGCAGTCCCATCCGCGGGAAAAGGGCGGAAAAGTTTTTGGAATTTCAGGCAGCTACTCACCAGAGTGGGCTGCCTTTGCTAATGGTGTGGCCGTACGTGAATTGGACTTCCACGATACATTTTTAGCAGCTGAATACTCCCATCCCGGCGACAATATTCCACCACTTCTTGCAGTAGCGCAGGCTCAGAGAAGCAGCGGCAGGGATCTCATTCGGGGTATCGCCACTGCCTATGAGGTGCAGGTGGAATTGGTGAGGGGGATCTGCTTGCATGAGCACAAAATTGATCACGTAGCCCACCTTGGTCCCAGCGCTGCAGCGGGTTTGGGCACGTTGTTGCATGTAGATGAGGAAACCATCTACCAGGCGATCGGCCAGGCATTGCACACCACGACGGCTACGAGGCAGTCGCGAAAAGGTGAGATTTCCAGCTGGAAGGCGTTCGCGCCAGCGTTTGCGGGAAAGATGGCCATTGAGGCGATGGATCGTGCGATGCGTGGGGAGGGTTCGCCCGCACCGATTTGGGAGGGCGAAGACGGGGTCATCGCGTGGCTGTTATCGGGCAAAGATCATGTTTATCATGTGCCATTGCCGGAACACGGCGAGCCCAAGCTGGGGATTCTAGAGACTTACACAAAGGAACATTCAGCGGAATATCAATCGCAGGCACCGATTGATCTGGCGCGCAGGATGAAGCCACTGGTTGACGCGGCTGGCGGAACGGAACACATTGCAGAGATTGTGCTGCGCACCAGTCACCACACGCATTATGTGATTGGCACTGGGGCGAACGATCCGCAGAAGATGGATCCGCAGGCCTCGCGTGAAACCCTGGATCATTCCATCATGTACATTTTCGCCGTCGCGCTTCAAGATGGCGTGTGGCACCACGAGTTTTCCTACACCCGCAAGCGTTCCACCCGCCCGGAAACTGTGGAGCTGTGGCACAAGATTCGCACCGTGGAGGATCCTGAATGGACGCGCCGATACCATTCTGATGATCCTGCAAAAAAGGCCTTTGGTGCGAAAGCAGTGATCACAATGGCTGATGGCACCGTGATTGAGGATGAATTGGCTGTCGCGGATGCCCACCCGCTGGGTGCTCGGCCGTTTGCGCGGGAGAATTACATTGAAAAATTCCGCACACTCGCGCAGGGGATTGTCATTGATTCAGAACAGGAACGCTTCTTGCATGCCGTGCAAAG from Corynebacterium glutamicum ATCC 13032 carries:
- a CDS encoding pyruvate carboxylase, which gives rise to MSTHTSSTLPAFKKILVANRGEIAVRAFRAALETGAATVAIYPREDRGSFHRSFASEAVRIGTEGSPVKAYLDIDEIIGAAKKVKADAIYPGYGFLSENAQLARECAENGITFIGPTPEVLDLTGDKSRAVTAAKKAGLPVLAESTPSKNIDEIVKSAEGQTYPIFVKAVAGGGGRGMRFVASPDELRKLATEASREAEAAFGDGAVYVERAVINPQHIEVQILGDHTGEVVHLYERDCSLQRRHQKVVEIAPAQHLDPELRDRICADAVKFCRSIGYQGAGTVEFLVDEKGNHVFIEMNPRIQVEHTVTEEVTEVDLVKAQMRLAAGATLKELGLTQDKIKTHGAALQCRITTEDPNNGFRPDTGTITAYRSPGGAGVRLDGAAQLGGEITAHFDSMLVKMTCRGSDFETAVARAQRALAEFTVSGVATNIGFLRALLREEDFTSKRIATGFIADHPHLLQAPPADDEQGRILDYLADVTVNKPHGVRPKDVAAPIDKLPNIKDLPLPRGSRDRLKQLGPAAFARDLREQDALAVTDTTFRDAHQSLLATRVRSFALKPAAEAVAKLTPELLSVEAWGGATYDVAMRFLFEDPWDRLDELREAMPNVNIQMLLRGRNTVGYTPYPDSVCRAFVKEAASSGVDIFRIFDALNDVSQMRPAIDAVLETNTAVAEVAMAYSGDLSDPNEKLYTLDYYLKMAEEIVKSGAHILAIKDMAGLLRPAAVTKLVTALRREFDLPVHVHTHDTAGGQLATYFAAAQAGADAVDGASAPLSGTTSQPSLSAIVAAFAHTRRDTGLSLEAVSDLEPYWEAVRGLYLPFESGTPGPTGRVYRHEIPGGQLSNLRAQATALGLADRFELIEDNYAAVNEMLGRPTKVTPSSKVVGDLALHLVGAGVDPADFAADPQKYDIPDSVIAFLRGELGNPPGGWPEPLRTRALEGRSEGKAPLTEVPEEEQAHLDADDSKERRNSLNRLLFPKPTEEFLEHRRRFGNTSALDDREFFYGLVEGRETLIRLPDVRTPLLVRLDAISEPDDKGMRNVVANVNGQIRPMRVRDRSVESVTATAEKADSSNKGHVAAPFAGVVTVTVAEGDEVKAGDAVAIIEAMKMEATITASVDGKIDRVVVPAATKVEGGDLIVVVS
- a CDS encoding thioredoxin, which codes for MMDHAHDSCSPTLRRDLEVTGQLQPEKAVDLAAPHEGKVANITKVTSSNMEHTITQASKAKEVVVLIGHSLLPTFQDLEKDILHFQAGNKGRFSVAIVDPDRSADVVARFRPKQIPVAYVVKDGASIAEFNSLNKEPVAQWLDHFVSRETIPNEKEGDVDKQIDPRLWRAAELVNAGDFRAALALYEQLPQDATVKRAHAAVSVLARMSVADRGEDPIEKSRRDPDDVNKALAAADMYVLMNQPDTALAHLAALLPKPEAARRIVELLNLFDPLDLVALEIRAQVGNAMS
- a CDS encoding CAP domain-containing protein, which translates into the protein MKKAMRAAIGLAVSTAMTFGIAPSAHAFTALSSNIFAPPARNTENANGDVSQVELEVFALVNQHRIAHGVAPLAMNESLNSGSKSWSYTMSRTGNFVHSSGGNYGENIYWASNIRPASLIFESWKNSPGHNRNMLDTRYSQIGVGVVYDSSGQTWATTQFYF
- a CDS encoding GTP-binding protein; the protein is MATTTPVTVLSGFLGSGKTTLLNQILHHRGSRKIAVIVNDFSEINIDAALIASEGHLTRGEDRFVELTNGCICCTLREDLVDSVGELASSDRFDHIVIESTGISEPMPVAATFEWQWDDGTRLADKAPIDTMVTLVDATQFIDLIRKNTSLTEADMGATEDDERTIADLLTDQIEFADRIYITKSDLVDRTVLEQTRALIASMSPRARIDLLIDGLNDGSPITDDILGAFLYDEATARAYEGYTEELENPHTPETEEYGISSVVFRSDRPFNKDRLLQVLRSTTGLVRSKGYCWIADHLNIVQVWHQAGPNLSIRPAAYWANSEITPGTELVLIGIHIDGPTLLALLQGATLTDAEVAALVL
- a CDS encoding NAD(P)/FAD-dependent oxidoreductase — translated: MSSHDLVDVVVVGAGAAGLAAAVALGRSLRSVIVIDAGQPRNSYAHAAHNVLGQEGIAPAELLEKGRAEARSYGVTIAPGRVAKVERTGSTFAITLDDASLLHSRRIILAHGAVDDLPEVEGLSDFWGTKVLHCAYCHGFEARDSEIVVVGTSPMAAHQALMFSQLSKTVSLVGTIDIDEQTSESLDSAGVKVLGTNAVRVSAEGDGLSVELSEGDHLSCDNIVVASRPLVDGTLYTQLGGQMEENPMGRFIPGTQTGRTPIEGVWAAGNAQAPMAMVYGSAAQGVMAGAEINFDLILEDISVASAQS
- the prpD gene encoding 2-methylcitrate dehydratase PrpD; protein product: MRIHDVYTHLSADNFPKAEHLAWKFSELATDPVEVTPDVSEMIINRIIDNAAVSAASVLRRPVTVARQQAQSHPREKGGKVFGISGSYSPEWAAFANGVAVRELDFHDTFLAAEYSHPGDNIPPLLAVAQAQRSSGRDLIRGIATAYEVQVELVRGICLHEHKIDHVAHLGPSAAAGLGTLLHVDEETIYQAIGQALHTTTATRQSRKGEISSWKAFAPAFAGKMAIEAMDRAMRGEGSPAPIWEGEDGVIAWLLSGKDHVYHVPLPEHGEPKLGILETYTKEHSAEYQSQAPIDLARRMKPLVDAAGGTEHIAEIVLRTSHHTHYVIGTGANDPQKMDPQASRETLDHSIMYIFAVALQDGVWHHEFSYTRKRSTRPETVELWHKIRTVEDPEWTRRYHSDDPAKKAFGAKAVITMADGTVIEDELAVADAHPLGARPFARENYIEKFRTLAQGIVIDSEQERFLHAVQSLPDLDDLDQLNIEVDISNQAATKAGLL